The nucleotide sequence AAAGGGATTCACTACTGCGAGGACCCCTATGAAGCGGCCCGGGATGCGGATGCGGTGGTTCTCATAACGGAATGGAACGAATTCAGGAATCTCGACTTGGGTCGCCTTCGACAGACGGTGCACAACCCCATCTTTATCGATCTCCGTAATGTCTATGACGAACAGCGCATGAAACAAGCCGGGTTCCGGTATATCGGTGTAGGAAGAGGAAAATAGGTGGTCGGATTAACCTGTGCCTCGATGGAGTGAGAAATCATACCTCGGTAAGTTTCCCTCTTTGTGTCTTCTGTAAACATCATGGAGAGCATATTCAAAAATCCCGGGCGTTGGGTCAAAACCCACACTCCTTTTTTTGAAATCGGTTCATCCGCACGGAGCGCCTTCGTCCGTTTTCTGGTTGTTTGCCTGACCCTTGCTTCGACCGTCTCTTCCGGCCGGCCTGAAACTTCCGCGCTCTCTCTTGAGGACCAGATCGCCCGAGCACAGTCGGAGCTCGCGCTCATTAAAACGGAAATTATTCATCGGTATCAGTCCAACACCGCCGAGTTGGAACCATCGGATCCGTCGGCCGTCCGATCCTCACATCCGGAGACGAGGAACATTGTTGCGGAGGGGGAACTTTCCGGAGACGGAGCCTCGCAAAGCATGGAGGCCAGGCTACGGGAAATAGCCGTCCTGATAAAACGCTTGGAGACGGGGGGCGATTCCTCTTTATTGTTCAATGAGGTCGGTCCGCCTTCGACCGATGAGATTCGGCTTTTGTTGGCGGATCGTCTGCTGCAGGCGAATCTTACTTCCCAGGCAGAGCAGGTACTGAACAATGTGGTGGTTCAAACCCGTCGTGCGCCGATCGCGGCCGAGGCGTGGTTTCGATTGGAAAAATTATACTATCGGAAAGGCGATTATCCCCGCGCCCTTGGGGCGTTCTTCAAGATTCCAATGGATAAGACATTTCCGTGGCGACAGGAAGCCACCTACTTGGCCGGCAACAGCGACCTTTATCTTAAGGAGTATCTCAAGGCGATCGACCTCTTGGGCAATGTCGGCGAAGGCAGCGAGTACTATCCTTTTGCGGTGTATTCAAGCGGCCTGGCCTACCTAAATTTGGGAGATGCCTGGTCTTCGACTCAGTTACAGTTTCAAAAACTCACCGCGTTGAATCCGGGAGAGGATTCCGTCCTCCGGGAATTAATCAACAAGACGCGTGTGACCCTCGGATTTTTCTTCATCGATCAAAAACGCTATTCGGAAGCCATGGCCGTCTTCGAAGCGATTCCTTCCGAGAGCCGGTATTGGGTCCAGGCTCGCTTCGGGCTTGGCAAGGTTTTTATGGGTATCGGGGATTGCGTGAAAGCCATCGTCGTCTACAACGACCTGATCGACCAGGCGCCCACCCATCCTTATGCCCTTGAATCCCGCCTCCAGATCGGTGCTTGTTATTCAAAATTGAGTGCCTACCATCGGGCCGTGGGCAGTTATCAAGAGGCCTTAAAAGCCTATTCCGAACGATCGGAGGGCTTAAAAAAACTGACCCAACAAATTCAGGCCACGGGCGTGGAAAGTTGGCTTTTTGCATCGGGAGTGGAGAAGACGGAAACGGGGTTCGATCTGGAACCCGGATTTGCGGAATTAGTGGACATGTATACCGATTGGCTTCGACTGCACAAAGAGATCGCCGAGCCATTCCAAGGGGATAAAAATCATGCACCGCGCGAAACGGAGCGCGGCTCGTTGGCGGACGATAAATCGCTTCAGATGAAAATGGAGGATGTCCACGAAGATTTGATCCGATTACTCCGAGCCTCCGCAACCCGCCATCTTTCGTTCCAACTGGCCCGGATTGACGGACTGGCCCTCCGTGCGAATATGGGCATCGCCAAGAATATGACATTCATGCAGGACCATGAGACGGCGCCGTAGAAAAAATCAGTGGAGTCGGGATTCCGCCCCGCTGGCGTGGATGGTGCTTGTTGTGACCGCGCTATGGATTGAACTGGGCGGGTGTTCTTCTTATCGAAAACCGGACGAATTGGACCCGCAAAAGATTAAAACTGTTGTGACAGAAGTGATGGAAGATCAGACCGCTCCCGCTTCCAAAGACTATACGCTGAAATCTCTGGACGAATATGAGAAGAATCTCTTCAACGATTTCGGGCAACGGAGTGAGCTCCGAGCCAAAACCATGCATCGGTTGGCCGATCTCTATCTTATGCTGGAGGACTTGTCCTATCGTCATCAGCTTCAACGATACAACCAACAACTCCGCCAAGTGCAACAGAGCCGAGTGGGGGCGCGTCCGGTCCTTCCCCAAATCGATCATACGCGTTCCCGGAAGACCTATGAAAAACTACTGGCCCAGTATCCCGACCGGCCTGAAAATGATCGGGTGCTCTATCAGTTGGCTCATGTATATGACGATGAGGGTCAGACGGAACAGGCGATGGCTTCGTTGCAACGACTGGTGGAGCGTTACCCTTCCAGCCCGTTGCGGTTAGAGGCGGTCTTCCGGCTGGCCGAGGCGTATTACGATTCGAATCAATACCGACAGGCGAGGGCCGCTTATGAACAGGCGGTCAACGCGAAGGATCCCGGTCTCGCGGAACAGGCGATGTATAAGTTAGGCTGGACCTATTTTTCGCTTCAGGATTATGAGAACGCGGTGGCGATGTTTGTTCGTCTGGTCGATCGGAAGCGCGTGATGAAACCCGACGGACAGTCGCAGCTCGATCCAAAGGTCATGTCGGCCGCAGAATGGGATGAAGTCTTGGAATGGATTCGCAGCATGGCCCTTTCTTTTTCATATCTGGGGACGCCGATTAAGATCCAAGATTATTTCGAAAAAACGGGCCACCGGGATTACGAAGCGCTCATCTATCGGAAACTAGGCGATCTGTACATTGCCCAGAAACGGGTGCAAGATGCGGTAGGGGCTTATGATGCCTTCATCAGAACCTATCCCCTCCATCCCGATGCCCCCGCCGTGCAAATGCAGATCGTGGAAGCCTATCAACAGTTAAAATTGGTGGATCTGGCCAACCGCGCTCGGATGAATTTCGTGGATCGGTTTGGTGAAGGAAGCCTCTGGTATCAAAAGGCCTCGGTCGACGCGCGAGAGAAGGTCCGGCCGTTCTACCGGGGACTTGTCGGCCAACTGGCCCTGTTCTACCACTCTGAAGCCCAGCAAACCAAACGGCCTGCGGATTATGAAACGGCTTTGGCATGGTACCGACGCTACCTGAAGGTGTTTCCGAAAGAGCCGGATGCGCCGCGGATGAACTTTCTCTTGGCGGAGGGTCTCTTTGAACTGCAGCGTTACAGCGAAGCCGCGGACGAATATGAGCATACCGCCTACAATTATTTTCTTCATCACGACAGCGCCGAATCGGGATACGCCTTTATCACCACGCTGGATAAAATGATGAGTCGGGACGGTCAATCCTCTGCCACAAGCCCCCTGGCCACCCGACTGGCCCAGAGTTGCAAGCGGTTTGCGGAGGCCTTCCCCAATGACGCCCGCGTGGCGGCTGTTCTTTGGAAAGGGGCCGAGACCTACTACCGCGTGGGGAACTTCCCGGGGGCCCGTTCCATGGCCGAGATGATTGTGAAGACCACGCTGCCGTCCGATAACGCCGCATCCAAAGCCCAGCGACTGATCGCCCAAACCTATTTCGAATCCGGGGCGTACGAGCAGGCCGCCGGGGTCTATCAACGCTTGGTTCGGAGCGGAGGGGAGGCGAAAGAGGAGAAGGCGTTGAGACAATTATGGGCTTCGGCGCTGTATAAGCAGGGCGAGGTCTTTAAAAACGCCGGCAAGTTGCGGGAAGCGCAGACGGCGTTCATGCGGGTTCAGGCGGAAGTCCCGGGGAGTGAGGTTGCGCCGGTGGCGCTGTACGATGCGGCCAGCGTGGCCCTGCTCCGAAACAACGTGGACGAGGCGCTGCAGCTGTTTCAGATTCTGGTTCAACGCTATCCCGCACATTCGTTAAGCCAAAAAGTCCCCGAGGTCTTATTGCAGGTGGAGCGAAATCTTTTGGAGGCCGGGAAAGTTCAGGAGGCCCGGGCCTTGTCGGAGAAGATCAAAACGATCCAGGTTTCAACGGAGGAGGATTTAGCGTATCGGTCCGAACGGCTCCTGGCGGATCGCTATTTTGAGGAAAAGGCCTATGAGCAGGCGGCCGCCACTTACAGCAAATTAGCCCAAGGTGAAGCCTCGGTCAAGAATCAAGAGCGGGAAGAGCTAAAGCGATTGTGGGCTTCCGCCTTGTACAAACAAGCCGAAGGTCTCAAGGCGGCCGGAAATCTTAAGGAGGCGCAAGACGGTTTTATGAAGGTTCAAGCGGAGGCAGCCGGAAGCGAAGTGGCGCCGGTGGCGCTGTTTGATGCCGGAAACGTTGCCCTCTCTCGGAATGATCAAGACGGGGCGGTCCAGGCTTTTACGATCTTGCTGAGAGAATATCCCACCTCCGCCTACAGTCCTCATGCAACGATCCAAGTGGCCCGAATCCATGAACGAAACGGCCGTTTGCAGGAGGCTGCCCGAGACTATGCATCTGTGGTAAAATTAAACCTGGATCGAAAGACCACAGGGGAAATGTTACTGGCATCCGGTCGGCTTTACGAACAACTGGGAGATTGGGCGAAAGCCGAAGAGGTTTACGGCATCTATCTTGGTCAATATTCGGGAGAGTATCAACAGGTCGTCGAAACAACGTTTAAGCTGGCCTGGGCGAAACTCCAGCAAAACCGTCCGCAGGAAGCCCTGCCGATTCTCCAGACCATTATCGACCGATACGGACAGGGTGATGCGGCGGCATCCCCGGCGGCCTACTATGTCGCCAAGGCACATTTATTGAAAGCGGATAACCTCGCGACCCAGTTTGACGCCGTGCGGCTCGTTTCGCCTCTCGAACAAAACCTGGCCCGGAAGAAGGCATTGCTGAAAGACGTCCTGGAGGAATACGCCCAGGCGGCCGACTTCAATGTCGCCGAGGTCACGACGGCCGCCACCCAGAAAATCGGGATGGTGTTCGAAAAATTTCGAACCGCCCTCCTGGAATCCGAGCGACCACAGAATTTAACACCCCAGCAACTGGAGCAGTACAATTTTCTTCTCGAAGAACAGGCCTATCCGTTTGAAGAAAAGGCCATTGCGGCGTATGAAAGCAATGTTCATCGAGCGCAACAGTTGGGTTTGTACGATGCCTGGATCAGGCAGAGCTACGACGATCTGGCGCGGTTGATGCCGGCCCGGTACCGTAAGCCGGAACTGGACGAAATTATCCATGGGGAACCGGCCTTAAACCCATGACCCGCTGCGGTTTCAGGAAAACGCGCTTCATTCCAGCCCTTCTGAGGGCCACGCTGGCAGGGGCCATTGTATTTGGGGCGATCGGCTGCGCCCCGGTGAATATTCCCAGTGGTTCGGCCGCCCGGAGCCCCGCGAATAACGAGGCGCCCGGCTCCCAAACCGGCTTGCCGGGAAAGGGGGGGCTTCGTTCGCGTTACGGGCAGGGGATCTCTTATTTGGAACAGGGAAAGCTAGAAGAGGCTCAAAGGATTTTTGAGTCTCTGGTTCAATCCAATTCCGATCGGATGGAGATTCATAACGCATTGGGGATTCTTTATCGCCGACGGGGGATGTTGGACAAGGCTGTTGCGGAGTACACGAGGGCGATCGAGTTGTCCGAGCCGTTGTCGTCGACTCCTTCGGGGCGCGCCGAATCCGCCGAACTGTACAACAATCTGGCCATCGCCGATCGTGAACGCGGCGATTTTCGAAAGGCGGAAGAGGCGTATGAAAAATCCATTAAACGCAACCCCGATTTTGCAGCCGCCTATTACAACCTGGGCGTGCTGTACGATCTCTACCTCGACCGACCTTCGGACGCCGTGCGGTGCTATCGGGATTACGAACGACTGACCGGTCAGAATCAGACCGTGGATGTCTGGATCGCGGATCTGGAACAAAGGACGACGCGCGGGACGGGAGGCCCCGTTGGGAAGCCGTAACATCAAGCGGAGGGTGCTCGGAATCGTTGCGACGGTCTGGCTGGCCGCCGCCGGGTTGGCGTATGCCCAGGAGCCGGCGGAAGCGACGCGGAAAAACCCCGACACTTTCCAATTGAAGGAAACCGAAATTACGGGAAAATTAAAGGACGTCCTGGGGTCCCTCAAGCTGTTGGAAACCGAAGTGGTCGGGACGGTCGAGCGTCCGCGGTTGAGTTATTCGTTGCCTTGGAAGGATCCCGATCCGTTATTGCTGGATGAAGGGGAGATGCAAGGCGTGTTTCTCGAGGAGATTTACACCCCGTTGGATAAAGACACCTACAGCCAAGCAATACGGTCGGAGAAGGCGCGTCAGGCTCCATAAAACGGAAAGGAGACCCCATGGATATTTTTAATGTCATCGGCAATTTTTTTATTGAGGGCGGGTTTTTCATGTACCCCGTCCTTTTCATCGCCGCTCTGGGAACGGCCATTGTGATCGAGCGGATGCTCTATATCACCCGCGCTTCGGCCAACGCGGAATCTCTTTGGCAAAAAGTCCGGGCCGCCCTGTCGGATCAACGGATAGACGACGCCGTCAAGCTCTGCCATTCCAGTACGCGCCCCATCTATCGCGTGTTGTCGGCGGGCTTGAAGGCGGCGAAACCTTCGGGCGCGCGTGAACCGATCCAGCGATCGATGGAAGAGGCCATGTTGGAGGTCTTGCCGCCGCTGGAGCAGCGGACGGCGTACCTTCCGATTCTGGCCAACGTGGCGACCTTGTTGGGACTGTTGGGAACAATCATCGGCGTGATCCAGGCCTTTTCGGCCGTCTCCGCCGCGGATCCCTCGCAAAAAGCCGTCCTCTTGGCCCGCGGAATCTCGGTCGCACTTAACATGACCGCCTTCGGTTTGATGGTTGCCGTTCCATTGATCCTGTTTTATGCATTCCTACAATCCAGAACCACGAAGATTGTCGATTCGCTGGATCAATATTCGACGAAGCTGATCAACTTTTTTGCAAATCGTCAGACGGGGGTTACCCCGGAGAGGAGTCAAGGACATGCTGCCGCGGTCCCGAAGACGAGCTAGACGGATGGAGTCCACCGAGATCGATCTGACCCCGTACATGAATCTGTTGGTCGTGTTGGCGCCGTTTCTCCTCATCACGGCCGTATTTACCCGGTTGTCGGTTCTGGAGATCTATTTGCCGCCTCCGGCATCGGCCGAATTAATGAGCACGTTGCCGTCGCCCGAAGAACAGCTGGTTCTCACGATATCGATCACGGAGAAAGGCTTGGTGGTGGCCAACGGGAACAAGATCATCAGTTTGATTCAGCCGACCGTAACGGGGCACGACCTGCCGGCGCTCACGGCCGTGCTTGAGCAGATCAAGGCCCGGTTTCCGACGGTGGACAACGCGATTGTTCTCAGCAAACCGGATATTCCGTATAATGAACTGGTTCAGGTGATGGACGCGACGCGGGTCGCTTTTGTAGTCACCGAAGGGAAGAAGACCAGTTATTCGTTGTTCCCGAATATTTCTCTGGGAGAAATCCAATGAGAAGAAGCCCGATACGGCCCCGGTCTCGATTCTCGGAACGCCGGAAGGGATCCACGACGGTTTCTACGGTCTTAACCCTCACCTCGCTCGTGGACCTGTTTACGAACCTGGTCCTGTTCCTGCTCTATAATTTTTCGGGGGACGCCTCGGCCATTCCTTCCGCCGAACGGATGAAACTCCCCGAATCACTGGCCCAGTTAACGCCGCAGACAACCTTGACCGTCATGATCACCCAATCCGATATTCTTGTGGACGGAGTAAAGGTGGCCGAGATCCCTCAGGTCTTAAAGGAGAGCGATCTTTTGATTCCGGCCCTCAAAAAAGAAATGGACTATGCGGCCGAGAGGGGGAAATATTTTGCAAATCCCAGCGCCGGCAAGCCCTTTGAAGGTCGGGTCACGATACTGGGAGATAAAAATATTCCGTTTCGATTGCTGGAGAAGGTTATGTATACTTGCAGCCAGGCCGAGTTCGGGCAGATTGACCTCGCCGTGATTCAGAAAGAGTCCACCGGATGATTTCGATTTGGGGCGGCCAAGACGGCGACCAAGAGTTTAAACGTATCGCCTGGGTCTGCGTTTTTGTGTACGGTGCAGTGGCTCTGATCCTCAACCTTCTGACGGTCAAAATACCCGCGCGATCGGACTACACCCGGATCGATCCTCGCATCGCCAAATTAATCATCGAAGCTTCAAAACCCGTATCCCCTCCCGTCCCGAAGGTGAAGAAAGAAGAACCGAAAGTCGAGGACAAAGGCAAGACGGAGAAAAAAGCGGAGCCCAAATCCGAACGGCCCAAAGAGCCGGCTCCGGAAGTGGCCAAACAGGAGGGACCCACTCCCGAAGAAATACGGGCACAGCAAGAAGCCCTGCGTAAAAAAAACATGGAGGTGGCGATGAACAGCGGGCTGCTCAAGCTTCTCAAGCAGACCGCCGCCAAAGCGGACAGCATACCGGATCAAAAGCTGAAAAAAGTTTTCTCCGAGATCAA is from Nitrospiria bacterium and encodes:
- a CDS encoding tetratricopeptide repeat protein, encoding MESIFKNPGRWVKTHTPFFEIGSSARSAFVRFLVVCLTLASTVSSGRPETSALSLEDQIARAQSELALIKTEIIHRYQSNTAELEPSDPSAVRSSHPETRNIVAEGELSGDGASQSMEARLREIAVLIKRLETGGDSSLLFNEVGPPSTDEIRLLLADRLLQANLTSQAEQVLNNVVVQTRRAPIAAEAWFRLEKLYYRKGDYPRALGAFFKIPMDKTFPWRQEATYLAGNSDLYLKEYLKAIDLLGNVGEGSEYYPFAVYSSGLAYLNLGDAWSSTQLQFQKLTALNPGEDSVLRELINKTRVTLGFFFIDQKRYSEAMAVFEAIPSESRYWVQARFGLGKVFMGIGDCVKAIVVYNDLIDQAPTHPYALESRLQIGACYSKLSAYHRAVGSYQEALKAYSERSEGLKKLTQQIQATGVESWLFASGVEKTETGFDLEPGFAELVDMYTDWLRLHKEIAEPFQGDKNHAPRETERGSLADDKSLQMKMEDVHEDLIRLLRASATRHLSFQLARIDGLALRANMGIAKNMTFMQDHETAP
- a CDS encoding tetratricopeptide repeat protein, giving the protein MEDQTAPASKDYTLKSLDEYEKNLFNDFGQRSELRAKTMHRLADLYLMLEDLSYRHQLQRYNQQLRQVQQSRVGARPVLPQIDHTRSRKTYEKLLAQYPDRPENDRVLYQLAHVYDDEGQTEQAMASLQRLVERYPSSPLRLEAVFRLAEAYYDSNQYRQARAAYEQAVNAKDPGLAEQAMYKLGWTYFSLQDYENAVAMFVRLVDRKRVMKPDGQSQLDPKVMSAAEWDEVLEWIRSMALSFSYLGTPIKIQDYFEKTGHRDYEALIYRKLGDLYIAQKRVQDAVGAYDAFIRTYPLHPDAPAVQMQIVEAYQQLKLVDLANRARMNFVDRFGEGSLWYQKASVDAREKVRPFYRGLVGQLALFYHSEAQQTKRPADYETALAWYRRYLKVFPKEPDAPRMNFLLAEGLFELQRYSEAADEYEHTAYNYFLHHDSAESGYAFITTLDKMMSRDGQSSATSPLATRLAQSCKRFAEAFPNDARVAAVLWKGAETYYRVGNFPGARSMAEMIVKTTLPSDNAASKAQRLIAQTYFESGAYEQAAGVYQRLVRSGGEAKEEKALRQLWASALYKQGEVFKNAGKLREAQTAFMRVQAEVPGSEVAPVALYDAASVALLRNNVDEALQLFQILVQRYPAHSLSQKVPEVLLQVERNLLEAGKVQEARALSEKIKTIQVSTEEDLAYRSERLLADRYFEEKAYEQAAATYSKLAQGEASVKNQEREELKRLWASALYKQAEGLKAAGNLKEAQDGFMKVQAEAAGSEVAPVALFDAGNVALSRNDQDGAVQAFTILLREYPTSAYSPHATIQVARIHERNGRLQEAARDYASVVKLNLDRKTTGEMLLASGRLYEQLGDWAKAEEVYGIYLGQYSGEYQQVVETTFKLAWAKLQQNRPQEALPILQTIIDRYGQGDAAASPAAYYVAKAHLLKADNLATQFDAVRLVSPLEQNLARKKALLKDVLEEYAQAADFNVAEVTTAATQKIGMVFEKFRTALLESERPQNLTPQQLEQYNFLLEEQAYPFEEKAIAAYESNVHRAQQLGLYDAWIRQSYDDLARLMPARYRKPELDEIIHGEPALNP
- a CDS encoding tetratricopeptide repeat protein, which produces MNIPSGSAARSPANNEAPGSQTGLPGKGGLRSRYGQGISYLEQGKLEEAQRIFESLVQSNSDRMEIHNALGILYRRRGMLDKAVAEYTRAIELSEPLSSTPSGRAESAELYNNLAIADRERGDFRKAEEAYEKSIKRNPDFAAAYYNLGVLYDLYLDRPSDAVRCYRDYERLTGQNQTVDVWIADLEQRTTRGTGGPVGKP
- a CDS encoding MotA/TolQ/ExbB proton channel family protein, producing the protein MDIFNVIGNFFIEGGFFMYPVLFIAALGTAIVIERMLYITRASANAESLWQKVRAALSDQRIDDAVKLCHSSTRPIYRVLSAGLKAAKPSGAREPIQRSMEEAMLEVLPPLEQRTAYLPILANVATLLGLLGTIIGVIQAFSAVSAADPSQKAVLLARGISVALNMTAFGLMVAVPLILFYAFLQSRTTKIVDSLDQYSTKLINFFANRQTGVTPERSQGHAAAVPKTS
- a CDS encoding biopolymer transporter ExbD, with product MESTEIDLTPYMNLLVVLAPFLLITAVFTRLSVLEIYLPPPASAELMSTLPSPEEQLVLTISITEKGLVVANGNKIISLIQPTVTGHDLPALTAVLEQIKARFPTVDNAIVLSKPDIPYNELVQVMDATRVAFVVTEGKKTSYSLFPNISLGEIQ
- a CDS encoding biopolymer transporter ExbD, which gives rise to MRRSPIRPRSRFSERRKGSTTVSTVLTLTSLVDLFTNLVLFLLYNFSGDASAIPSAERMKLPESLAQLTPQTTLTVMITQSDILVDGVKVAEIPQVLKESDLLIPALKKEMDYAAERGKYFANPSAGKPFEGRVTILGDKNIPFRLLEKVMYTCSQAEFGQIDLAVIQKESTG